DNA from Gadus chalcogrammus isolate NIFS_2021 chromosome 11, NIFS_Gcha_1.0, whole genome shotgun sequence:
ATTAGGGAGACAGGCTTTGACAAGGGTAGAGGGGATGGGATCCAAGGGGCAGGTGGAAGGTTTAATGCCAGATAGCATTTAGGAGAGGTCAGATTTTGTTATGGGTGAGAAGGAGGAAAAACATTGGTCTGCAAGAAGGGGGTGTGAGGGTTCCAGGTCGGGGGAGCTGAGAGGGAGGTGGTTAGCTGGCTGAGTATGTTTAACATTTTTGAGTGAAAAAATGATAAGAAATTATTGCATTTTCCGGGGTGAGAAGTGTGGGGTATTGTCCATTGGTTTTAGGAGTTTGTTCATGGTGGAAAACTGAGTGCGGGGGTTTGAGGAGCCAGAGTGAATGATCTTGGAGAAGAAGGTGGAGTGGACTTCATGGAGTGCAGTCTTGTACAGCTGAATGTGCTCTTTGTATGCCTGGTTGTGTATAGTGAGTCCAGTTTCTTTGAGAAGGCGATCCAGTTGTATGCGTTGTTTCTTCAGTTAGTAGGAATTTGACAATTTTTTACCGTTTTTATTTTGACCATTTTTATCGGGGCCAGCTGGTTGAGGCTGGTGGACAGAGTGTGGTTATAGAGGTTGACAAGACCGTCTGAGTTGGGTTTTCAGGGATGGTGGAGTCAGCAAGAATGTTGGATATACATGTGGAGAGGGAGATTGGGCAGATGGATTTGATATGGGTTGGGGGTGGGAGTGTTGATCTCTATAATGATAGCGAGGTGGTCAGAGATGGTGAGGTCGATGTGTGAGAGTTGTTCTATATGGATGCTGATGGATCAGACCAGAGGCTTTAATTTTAAAGTTTGTGCAGAGGAAGTGGTTACCGGGCTTCCATATATAGTTTCTTGTGCTATGTCAGGTGCACCTTGGACCGGCTAGATTTATTGTATTATCTTGAACTGTAAGCAGACCTAACTACATTGAATTCTGTTCTTGTTTGTGcttattgatttaaaagtatatTACTTATAgtacaataaataatatttttcgataagaacagtgtgtgtttaagaTCTAAAGACATCCGGCCCATCTGAAGATCCTCTCCCATGTTGTGTTAGTGACAGTAGTTATTAGGTTTCAGCCCTGTCTTTGCTTGTCTTTCCCTAATTTTTTCCCTTTAAGACATGCAAAACCAATGCTTTCCATAATATATGTCCTGTGTTCCGGTGTAAAACCAGGAAGTGATGCAGATCCATGCAAAGTTCGAACTAGATTCAAATAATGTAAATATGTTGTGAAACAAGTAGCTATTTCCACATGGTGAAAaggaaggcaaggcaactttatttatctagcacttttcatacacaaggcagactcaaagtgcttcacatataaacattgtcatacaataaaataaaataatagataagtaaaaaaaaacatatgcaaagaaatgggtaaaatagaaattaaaaatggcattttagtattaaaatagaaaataaaggcaaagttaaaaaagctttttagaaagtgcaatgtatttaagatttagcagaaagctaaagcaaacataaaagtcttcagtcttgttttaaaagtgctcagagttggggcaagtcttaaatcctctgcgagtttattccagctatttgttgcatagtaactaaatcctgctttcccatgtttcgtgtttactctagggataattaacagattggtctcagaggatcttagtggtccagaaggcttatgtagtggaagcatatcagttaaatattttgggcctaaaccatgtagggatttataggttagcaacatgattttagaatcaattctctgacctacaggaagccaatgtaacgatttcagaattggtgtaatatgttcaatttttttggtctttgttagaactctgggagacctgtaaggagaccattgcagtaatcaagtttactagtgataaaggcatgtacaagtttttgtaagtcttcggtggacatgagccctctaagttttgctacatttttaaggggataatatgccgattttgtaactgatttgatgtgaccgTCGAattgtaaatctgaatccatgattacccctagatttctggcttcgattgaggttttcagagacggagagtgaaggtgttgggttattttaagcctttccgttttagaaccaaatacaattatctctgttttgtcctcatttatctcatctcatctcatcttcgtccgcttatccggggtcgggtcgcggggggagcagctcaagcagggggccccagacttccctttcccggccACATTGAcaagctctgacggggggatcccgaggcgttaccaggccagtgttgagatataatctctccacctagtcctgggtcttccccgaggtctcctccccactggacgtgcctgaaacacctcccaagggaggcgcccagtgggcatccttaccagatgcccgaaaccacctcagctgactcctttctaagtaaaggagcagcggctctaatccgagttcctcacggatggctgagcttctcaccctatccctaagggagactcttctgagaaaactcatctcggccgcttgtacccgtgATCTCATCCTTTCGGTcttcacccaaccctcatgaccataggtgaggaaggataggaacgaagatcgtccggtagatcgagagctttgccttgcggcttagctctcttttcgtaacgacggtgcggtaaagcgaacacAATACctcccccgctgctccgattctccggccaatctcacgctccatagtaccctcactcgcgaacaagaccccgaggtacttgaactccttcacttgggctaaggactaatttcctaccctgagtaagcaatccaccggtttcctgctaagagtcatggcctcagatttagcggtgctaatcctcatcccagccgcttcacactcggccaccagccgatccagtgagtgctgaaggtcacaggccgatgatccaatgaggaccacatcatccgcaaaaagcagtgacgagatcctcagaccaccgaactgcaacccctccccaccacgactacgcctcgatatcctgtccatgtatatcacaaacaggattggtgacaaggcgcagccctggcggagaccagcacccactgagaacgaaactgactggctgccgaggacgcgaacacagctctcgctttgggagtacagagattggatggccctgaggagagacccccttaccccatgctcccgcagcacctcccacagtatCTCCCGGGGGACCCAGTCTCACGCCTtttccagatccacaaaacacatgtagaccggatgggcatactcacaggccccctccaggctccttgcgagagtgaagagctggtccgtagttccacgtccggggcgaaaaccgcattgttcctcttcaatctgaggttcaacgatcggccgaaccctcctttccagcaccttggagtagactttaccagggaggctgagaagtgtgataatGGATTTGGAAAACAATGAAATGCTCAGGTTTTATGGAAATAAATATCCATAAATAATAATGCAATTAAGTTGAATTCATGCTAGAAATAAGCAACAATTGTTATTGCCACCTTAGAAAAGTAATTTATCCCCTTAACATTAATTTGATAAAATTACAATATATTTACAATATAGATGATCTTTTCATCAATCCTATTAGATATTGACAGAGAGATGTAAAAAAGTATCTTTGCAGGGGCGAGGAAGAGATTTGTCTTATATTTACTCTAGATATGGTTAAACATAAGTATTGTACCATATTGGGAAAAATAGAACATAGAATCGCTGAATGTCCCAAACCCGGATTTCAGCATTTTCTGTAAAATCCCTCATCCATGAATAGTTCATTATACAATCAGATCAGTTAAGATTACCCTTATTGGCTCTCTTAAGTTAAACTCTTCTTGGGTGTTTGAGAAAACATAGGTGACGTAGTAGCACACAACCTCTCCTCATCCGATGTATCCGTATACGAACTGTTGCACTATTTAcatattcaaataaaaagcGGTAGTGACCTCATTCGTTTTTTATGTAACAAGGTGGGTAAAGACAGATACTTAGCTGAGCAATGCTCATCAACTATTTAACAACAATGACCACTGCAGACTGGAACCTTGGATTCTTACCATGTGAGTATAAACAATCCCATACTGAACATTATCACACGCGGAAGACATGTTAATTGAATTACAGGGTAATTTAGATACAAACTGATCATGTCCAAAATTATAAAATTATAAGTGGTATTTCCCATTGTACCTTGTATCAATCCATTGAAAAATTATCGGTATCATGGCTTTGTCAATAATCTAAATCTAATTTGCACTTTTCTGGATAACATTTTGCAGTAAAACCAAGTATGGACACCCGGGTGCTTATTTGCCTCCTCTTCTCAGGTATGGGGGAGAGACAAATCTTTTGTTTAAGAAGGCTACTTTATATGCACTTTATAATAGGCCTATTTGATAATTGGAAAGTTATCGTTTCTATACCTGCTGTTACACCATGACCAGTGAAAATTCTAGTGGTGAGAGGTGTGCTTTATATTTAGATAACAGCACGACTAGAGTCTAATAACAATTCTGAACATACATGAAACATTTACTCAACTCACATCAGCTTGCCAGTGTTTTGTGAGCTAAAATAACTATTAACTCACAGCAACCTAGCAGTTAGcaaaacaagaaataaaaacaataaaaatcaGCCACAAAAGttggtaggcctactgccaTCCTCACATTTGCTGGTCCACTGACCACCGTGATTGTAGCTTAAAATGCGTGGAGAATATGCGGACACAGTTGCCAAGTATTATTTACGGGGAATATCAGCCCGCTCAGCCCGGCTGACAAACAAATTGTGTAGATATGTTCCATATTTATTTAGTTGGGAAAGATTATGTAGTCTGTAAATTAGCCTGGTTGACGGGACTCGAAAAGAACCAAGGTCAATACTGAAACCATCTCTGTTTATCGGCCTAATCAGGTAACATCTGCATTCAATATGAATCTCTGGTTAACTGATACATTTAAGGCATTAGTCagtatgtattatgtatttctctgtctgtgtttccagGAATTCATCAATCAATTGATTTTCCATTGAATAATGAGAGATTTTATGCTTTTTGATCAATAACCTAATTATGCACACCCTTCCATCCATCAAAGGTGTATGCTTCACCAGCGCTGGACTCGGTAAATACATTGTTGTTGAAGAGAATAAGACCTGGTATGAGGCTCAGGAATACTGCAGGAGCAGAAACTGTGACCTggccagtgtcacaaacatggaGGACCTAAATCAGCTGTCAGATATGACAGCAGGTGCAGAGTCATGGATAGGACTGAATGATTTAAACAGTAAGACCATGGACTTGTACCCAAACTCGTGGAGATGGTCCACCCGGACTAGGAGCCGGTCAGGTTATATGAAATTTAGATCTGGTGAGCCTAATAATTATTCAGGCAGAGAGGAATGTGTGGAGACTTGGAATGATGGTTCCTGGAATGATTTAGATTGTTCTGCTTTGTctcactttgtttgtttttctggtAAGAATAAAACATAACCCACACACGTGCACTACACAGCCACCGagatatacaaacatacaggaACACTACACTTGTTCTTCTTCTATCGTTGACAGAGATTATAACATGAAAATATACATCATCTTGTATATTAAGATGAAAAACATGCATAAATTGGCATGTTTTACGAATAGCTTCAAGTAgcccacagagagacaaacactaTAAAATGTTGTTTTCACGCCATGCATGTTAATTCTGAACACAATTTCTTTCTGCTCTAGGATTATCAAATAAGAAAACCTACCATCTCATCGAGCAGACGCTGTCATGGGAGTCAGCTAAGAGTTACTGCCGTACTAATTACACTGACCTCGCCATGATAGAGAATGAAGAAGAGAACCAAAAGGTTTTGTCCAACATCACTACCCCTGCTTGGATCGGTCTTTACAGAGCTCCCTGGACGTTTTCTGATGGGACCAACAGCTCCTTCAGACCCTGGTTGAGCTATGAGCCCAATAACGTTAATAATGAGGAGTTATGTGTCACACTCTATGACGGTGGATTTAGCGACAGGGATTGCAATGCAACATTCCCATTTATCTGCTCAGGTAAATTAAATATTCAATTGGCTTCATTTCGGCAGCCTACATTCTGATCATTTTAAGTTAAATGTTGGTAACTGTGACATGCGTTTACTAAGGTTACTAAGATTTAGTGGGTTTTCGGTCAGAATAAGCATTTTGGGAAACGAATGCAACATGGTAACGACCAGAAAAAATCGGACCACAAAAAGTCAGCTTCCAATTTGCATATCGGGCCGTTAAAGGTCACTGTTATTGATTGATAATGAACAATGCCAATGTATCAGCACGTTAACAGATATTGGTTAAACATCATAAGAGTGCTGCCAAGTCATCCTAGTGTCATTCTTGACACGTTCTAGGGTGTGATTCATTGGGCAAAGGGGAGATTTACCTAAGAAATTAAGGTGTTTCCAGGCAAAAGTTTGATATGTTCCCTGTGTTCCAGCTAAAATAGGTCGGAAATACAGCAGAATAAAGATAATGATTGAGTCTAACTTGGACCTGACAAACCACAACAATAAGGATCACATCCTTCTACAAGTAAGACGGCTGACATCATTCTTTTAAAACTGAATTCAAAATGCTAACTACAGATCAAGCATAACCAAACCAGTAACTTGTTATTGCAGTTGCTATTTCCTTAATGATTTCCTTAAGACTCCCATATGACAACCTTAAGAATGTATTGTTGCAAAAGAAACAGGATGAAATACACTAGTGTCAGGTTTACAGAGAGCCTTTAAAGGTCTCTCTGTTATTGATGTCAAACTGAAGTCAAAGAAGACTTTAAGAGGAACACGTACTCTCCCTGTTCCTCTCCTCAGCTGTCTGCATCTCTGACCAGAGCCGGGAGGACTGACTTCAACCTGAGCTGGAGCGCCCCACCCGAAAATCTAGATCAAGCGGGCTTGAATGATGACAACCAATGATGAATACATGAATTATGAATACATTAATTGATGTGATGCATAATAAGTTTGTCCACAAGTTGATGCTGTTTCTTGGAATGAAACCTTTATTTTCATAACTTTTGATGTGATTTTACTGCAAGCTATTTGTGTGTGCCAACTTACTTAGTGCATAATAAGCAAGAATGTTTCATCCGTGACAACATGTGATCTATAATCCTCATACGCCATGCATATTAAAGATGAGTGTGGCCCAGTTCATAAAATCGTATATGTTCAAGTTGGTTAATTATTAAATTTATTTTATCAATGTCATCATAATCGTAATACAACGTTATTCTGTTAATGATGAGAAGAATTCCAAGGTAAAAGGTATGAATCCATTCATGTTGATATTTTAAAAGCTTGTACGATATACTCTTGTCACTATAATAACATGATGTAACGCGAATATATCACTTTCTATAACACAAAGAGTAGGCTATACTTACTCTTTTCCAAAAACCTTGCAACAATTTGTTCTTATATACAGTGTTTTGTTTCAGTTTAAAAGTGCCTAACATTGTTCATGCATTTGGTAAGAAAGTAACGAACAATTAGTTCATTAGTAGATGCAACTGTCGAAGGGGGTTATCAAGCCTCTAACAACTTGTGGCAATAACTCTCACAATGAAAAAGCGGATTTAGCCGAATTCCAGGGAAAGACAATCCCATCAGTGGTGAGATGGGGATACTTATTGGCCGTTTTTAATATTACACACATTAAGTTATACACCTTGTAACTGattcaaaataaagaaaatcaataaataatgggTACACAACAGTGGTCAGACTGAATTCAGATACAATTTATATTCTTACCACCAATTAAAAATATAgatctcatgtgtgtgtgtgtgtgtgtggatgatggctggttcagcagcctcacctggcccagtctgattggactctgagGCTGGgtaaggctgcacacctgtggcaCATTGAGTAACCAATGTGCTGAGGTTAACccagccatctccacacacacacacactcagggagagtGGGGTATGTGTGAGAGTTTGTGCTGATGGTAACCAGCACAAAAAGTCGGAGCACAAAAAGTCAGCTGCCTTCCAATTTGCATATCGGGCCGTTAAAGGTCACTGTTATTGATTGATTATGAACAATGCCAATGTATCAGCACGTTAACAGATATTGGttaaccctcatagggtgttcgtgtttttgttacacaggaggtgctgctgggtctggtggacccattgcattttaggccttttaattcaacataatctaacttcttttaaaaaaaactatcttttaaatactcaccaaatggttacttcaacccaattgcaagtaatataaacaacacatatgttaaatttgatccctttacctttgttaaatcacatttatgaatagaggtgccactcgtttttgtttctttttgtattaaaatgcaacaaaataaggaaatgcgtcataaaacaggcataactgggaaataatcaacatcattagaaattgaaacatactcaataacatctgtctgaacaacacattaaagcctttgaacacagccattatacgtatatcagactataccacacatgaggggcagagtctcactgtgtgtgtattgcatatgtattttttgcactggttgcatttatattgtgtttttctgtccatcatgggtccacacacttcacagcgtttctttttggctgacgggctggtcctacatctggctgcttgcgggttgtttctGGGGCtgactgcttgcgggttgttcctggggctggctgcttgcgggttggtcctggggctggctgcttgcgggatggtcctggggctggctgcttgcgggttggtcctggggctggctgcttgcgggttgttcctggggctggctgcttgcgggttggtcctggggctggctgctcgcgggttggtcctggggctggctgctcgcgggctggtACTGGGGCTGGCTactcgcgggttggtcctggggttggctgctcgcgggctggtcctggctgctcacgggatgttcctggggctggctgattgcgggctggtcctggctgctcacgggatggtcctggggcttgctgctcgcaggcttgtcctggctgctgaagggctagtcctgaggctcttttacgtttcggagctggctgatgctcatcctcctcttcaaactcggtgtcagactctgaaatgttatcctcactttccgaaactatttcctctgcatcaccatcaaaaccctctgtctcttcaaatatcaactgtagggcagtctgaacagagaatcgctttgccatcttgatcagttgtggtatggaaccacgctgacagagcttttttatagtgtcaggtccccaagcttgatagtgttgggtgctccaattttgcaaccttgtgcgggatgcacaaggttgcaaacagtgggtgcacactgtgggtgctcacaccaagggcccattcacctgctttactctttccccctctctctttccccccctctctctcacacacacacacacacacacacacacacacacacacacacacacacacacacacacacacacacacacacacacacacacacacacacacacacacacacacacacacacacacacacacacacacacacagagaggaagaagggaaaattagggtgcacagaacctatgatttccacacttaaacagctccgggtccactggacccgaacaccctgtgtgtaatataaatgtgatgggggggtatacaggggggggtcattgaaaatgttttctgattcatgttcctcacagaaaatgagccaaagccaatgaatcttagttcaaaaaaataattatttgtatcacttttataaagctaaaaactgaaaatgggtcccacagacccgaacaccttataaggGTTAAACATCATAAGAGTGCTGCCAAGTCATCCTAGTGTCATTCTTGACACGTTCTAGGGTGTGATTTATTGGGCAAAGGGGAGATTTACCTAAGAAATGAAGGTGTTTCCAGGCAAAAGTTTGATATCTTCCCTGTGTTCCGGCTAAAGTAGGTCGGAAATACAGCAGAATAAAGATAATGATTGAGTCTAACTTGGACGTGACAAACCACAACACTAAGGATCACATCCTTCTACAAGTAAGACGTCTGACATCATTCTTTTAAAGCAGTATTCAAAATGCTAACTACAGATAAAGCATAACCAAACCAGTAACTTGTTATTGCAGTTGCTATTTCCTTAATGATTTCATTAAGACTCCCATATGACAACCTTAAGAATGTATTGTTGCAAAAGAAACAGGATGAAATACACTAGTGTCATGTATATAATGAACAGTTACAGCAGGTCTACAGAGAGCCTTTAAAGGTCACTCTGTTAGTGATGTGAAACTGAAGTCAAAGAAGACTTTAAGAGGAACATATGCTCTCCCTGTTCCTCTCCTCAGCTGTCTGCATCTCTGACCAGAGCCGGGAAGACTGACTTCAACCTGAGCTGGAGCGCTCCACCAGAAAAACTAGATCAAGCAGGCCTGAACAATGACAACCAATAATgaatatattaattataaatgtatttattaaggtACAGTGGTAATACTTGGGCTGCCCACAAGTTTCTGGGAATGAAAGAAATAGGTGTCCAGACTTTTCCTCACTTGCTGATGTGATTTGACTGGAAGCTATATGGACAACATGTGATCTATAATTTTCATGCGTCATGCAAATTAAAGATGAGTGTGGCTCAGTTCATAAGATCATATATGTTAATGTTGGTTAattattcaatttattttattataatatataatcataatacaatgttattataataatgatgaGAATAACTCCATGGTAAAAGGTATGAATTAATTTATGTTGATATTTTAAGAGCTGCTACTAACTCTTTCTTTGAGTACTACTAAAGAGTACTAACTCTTTGTATTAATATACACCAACTATTCCAAAAAACTTTGCAGCATTTTTTTCTCATTTGTATACAGTGCTTTGTTTCCGTTTAAAAGTGCCTTACATTGTTCAGATGTATGTATTTGGTATAATACATGCTGAAGGGGGTTATCCAGCCTCTTACAACTTATACAGTATGTAACTTTCTAAGTTATAACAGAAAAATGGGGCTTAGAGATATATAGGCTATGCACCCACATGTTCTTTCATATAGGCAGAGTTATCAATCTATGTCTGTTCGGGATACCTTGGTCTGACACTGTCTATAATGCTTGATAATAGATTTAATCGTATGAACAATAATACAAAtagtaaataaatgtaaataaacacCCAAAGGTGCTCCTCAAAAGTTTCAGTCTTTTCTTTCCTTGTATTTTCCTTGTTAAGTTCCCATTTAAACATGCAGAGCAATGGTTTccataatatatttaattgcaTACAAAGATATGAGAAAGTGATTACCTGTTACATGCAAAGTTCAAACTAGATAGCGATTGCATTTACACTGACCTAGCCCTGATTGAGAATGAAGAAGATAACCAAAAGGTTTTGTCCATAACAACAGAGTTCCCTGGACATGGTCTGTTGAACAATGAGTCAAAAAAGCAAGTTTTGCAATGTTTGTTAAACACACCATCAATCAGAACCATCAAAGCAAAACATCATGTTGAAATAGCACATGAAAGTAATGCAAAAGAATGTGCTGCATTACCTAGTTTCTAAAAAGAAGGATATATGGTAATCAAAACACAAGTGCTagtaaacattttatttttagtgCTAGTGCAAAAAATGGTAGTTCACAGAGACATCAGAAATAATAACACCAAATGCGTTCTACATTCAACACAAGCTTAAAAAGGACAATTCAACAATATTGCTCATCATTTTGCGAGATGTTTTCGGAAGAGGTTGGTCATACAAGTTGATTTGAAATGTATTAAAATCATGTATTTTAAAGCACTGAGGCAACATCCGTTAAAGAGTGGCAGCTAGGGATGCAAGAAATACCAATATATTTGAATCAAATAAATGGTCAAAATCTCAGCTAGTACTCAGTGGTCAGTGGTAGTTTCCACAAATTGACACTGGCCGTTTGTTAGCAGCTACTTACACTTTTAAACTGTGATTTTTGTTATATGTTAGGAAGTTATGAAAAGAGAGACGTATCCAGGTGAAGTGTTTTAGTTaggcttttgttttgttcaggGCTCTTTGTTATTCCCCTATTGTGTAGAACTGCTAGACACAAGGTTATCGTAACAATG
Protein-coding regions in this window:
- the LOC130391864 gene encoding macrophage mannose receptor 1-like isoform X1: MTTADWNLGFLPLKPSMDTRVLICLLFSGVCFTSAGLGKYIVVEENKTWYEAQEYCRSRNCDLASVTNMEDLNQLSDMTAGAESWIGLNDLNSKTMDLYPNSWRWSTRTRSRSGYMKFRSGEPNNYSGREECVETWNDGSWNDLDCSALSHFVCFSGLSNKKTYHLIEQTLSWESAKSYCRTNYTDLAMIENEEENQKVLSNITTPAWIGLYRAPWTFSDGTNSSFRPWLSYEPNNVNNEELCVTLYDGGFSDRDCNATFPFICSAKIGRKYSRIKIMIESNLDLTNHNNKDHILLQLSASLTRAGRTDFNLSWSAPPENLDQAGLNDDNQ
- the LOC130391864 gene encoding macrophage mannose receptor 1-like isoform X2 yields the protein MTTADWNLGFLPLKPSMDTRVLICLLFSGVCFTSAGLGKYIVVEENKTWYEAQEYCRSRNCDLASVTNMEDLNQLSDMTAGAESWIGLNDLNSKTMDLYPNSWRWSTRTRSRSGYMKFRSGEPNNYSGREECVETWNDGSWNDLDCSALSHFVCFSGLSNKKTYHLIEQTLSWESAKSYCRTNYTDLAMIENEEENQKVLSNITTPAWIGLYRAPWTFSDGTNSSFRPWLSYEPNNVNNEELCVTLYDGGFSDRDCNATFPFICSGRKYSRIKIMIESNLDLTNHNNKDHILLQLSASLTRAGRTDFNLSWSAPPENLDQAGLNDDNQ
- the LOC130391864 gene encoding uncharacterized protein LOC130391864 isoform X4; the protein is MTTADWNLGFLPLKPSMDTRVLICLLFSGVCFTSAGLGKYIVVEENKTWYEAQEYCRSRNCDLASVTNMEDLNQLSDMTAGAESWIGLNDLNRLSNKKTYHLIEQTLSWESAKSYCRTNYTDLAMIENEEENQKVLSNITTPAWIGLYRAPWTFSDGTNSSFRPWLSYEPNNVNNEELCVTLYDGGFSDRDCNATFPFICSAKIGRKYSRIKIMIESNLDLTNHNNKDHILLQLSASLTRAGRTDFNLSWSAPPENLDQAGLNDDNQ
- the LOC130391864 gene encoding uncharacterized protein LOC130391864 isoform X3 is translated as MTTADWNLGFLPLKPSMDTRVLICLLFSGVCFTSAGLGKYIVVEENKTWYEAQEYCRSRNCDLASVTNMEDLNQLSDMTAGAESWIGLNDLNSKTMDLYPNSWRWSTRTRSRSGYMKFRSGLSNKKTYHLIEQTLSWESAKSYCRTNYTDLAMIENEEENQKVLSNITTPAWIGLYRAPWTFSDGTNSSFRPWLSYEPNNVNNEELCVTLYDGGFSDRDCNATFPFICSAKIGRKYSRIKIMIESNLDLTNHNNKDHILLQLSASLTRAGRTDFNLSWSAPPENLDQAGLNDDNQ